One Microbacter margulisiae genomic window carries:
- a CDS encoding IS3 family transposase, with protein MAYSLNKLYQSIGVSKQAFHQRMDRYLQERSIEEQILMLVYRVREDHPTMGLRDMYFKIAPIDMGRDRFEILCKESGLMVERTHNLRKTTDSSGVIRFDNLLIGLVINKPNQVWQSDITYFDLNGKFYYITFIMDAFSRVIVGHAISQRLKTEQTTLPALQKAIKSCMDLNICIHALIFHSDGGGQYYDKDFLKLTEKYKIRNSMCQYPWENGKAERINGIIKNNYLIHRVINSFEQLQIEVDRSVFLYNTQKPHSKLQRKSPKQFENEYFCMANYTEHVNTDSKESNC; from the coding sequence ATGGCTTACAGCTTAAACAAACTCTATCAAAGTATCGGAGTAAGCAAACAGGCTTTTCATCAGCGCATGGACAGATACCTGCAAGAACGCTCTATTGAAGAACAAATTCTAATGTTAGTATATCGTGTCCGTGAGGATCATCCTACGATGGGATTACGCGATATGTATTTCAAAATAGCTCCCATTGATATGGGCAGGGATCGTTTTGAAATACTTTGTAAGGAATCCGGCTTAATGGTGGAGCGCACACATAACTTGCGAAAAACCACCGATAGTTCGGGTGTAATCCGGTTTGATAATCTGCTGATCGGATTGGTTATTAATAAACCCAATCAGGTTTGGCAAAGTGATATTACTTACTTTGATCTCAACGGAAAGTTTTATTACATAACCTTTATCATGGACGCTTTCTCCAGAGTAATTGTGGGTCATGCCATTTCACAACGATTAAAGACCGAACAAACTACTTTGCCTGCTTTACAAAAAGCAATCAAATCCTGCATGGATTTGAATATATGTATTCATGCGCTTATTTTTCATTCTGACGGAGGTGGGCAGTATTATGATAAAGATTTCCTGAAACTGACTGAAAAATACAAAATCAGAAACAGTATGTGTCAATATCCCTGGGAGAATGGAAAAGCTGAACGCATTAACGGCATTATTAAAAACAACTATCTAATTCATAGAGTTATCAATTCTTTCGAACAATTACAGATAGAGGTTGACCGAAGTGTGTTTCTTTACAATACCCAAAAACCGCATAGTAAGTTACAACGAAAAAGTCCAAAGCAGTTCGAAAATGAATATTTTTGTATGGCTAATTATACTGAACATGTAAACACTGACTCTAAGGAGTCAAATTGTTGA